Genomic window (Marinobacter fonticola):
GGCAGTAAGGCGCCGTGGCACGAGATTACCGATGCTCTGCCTCAGCACGAGGCATTCGATTGAAGCGCAGTATGTCGTCTCTGTCCCCCTACCCGCACCGGGTCCATCGGGACTAGACTGCGAACTAAGCACGCGTAGAGAGTCCGTGTTCCACCGTTTTGTCTTCGACCAAGCCAAAGTCTCGACCCAGGGAGGATTATTCATGCTGAACGTGAAGCTTGATCGCGAGGAGGGCATCGCCATTCTGGAGCCCGAAGGCACGCTGACCGAAGACGATTTCGCCTCTGCCGTGGGGGTGATTGATCCCCACATCGAACGAATCGGTCCACTGCAGGGCATCATCATCCATGTGGGAACCTTTCCGGGATGGGCTTCGTTCGCCTCGATGCTGACCCATCTCAAGTTCGTGCGTGAACACCACCGGCAGGTTCGCAAGGTAGCGCTGGTGACCGATTCCGCCGTGGTCAACGCCGCCGAGACCATCGGCAGCCACATGGTGGAAGCTGAGGTGCGCACCTACCCGTTTGACCAGCTCGAGCAGGCCCGGCAATGGATTCTGGGGCCGGAAACCGACGCGTAACGGAGCGCCGTATGGGAATGGACGAGCTACCC
Coding sequences:
- a CDS encoding SpoIIAA family protein; amino-acid sequence: MLNVKLDREEGIAILEPEGTLTEDDFASAVGVIDPHIERIGPLQGIIIHVGTFPGWASFASMLTHLKFVREHHRQVRKVALVTDSAVVNAAETIGSHMVEAEVRTYPFDQLEQARQWILGPETDA